The genomic interval GGGGACACGCCCCTGAGGGGGGAAGGTGTAGGGGGCGGAGCCATTCCTAGGTCACCTGTAGTCTCCGGCTATGGTcagtcaaactacaactcccatgaagCCTTGCGAGCCTGGGagtttaattaaagggattgtccatgattTCTAAGGCTGACCACTTACCGTATATATTAGCTCCTGGAGTATATGGGACCCTATAGGTGCAGTGTATATGGAGTCTATGGGACCCTATAGATGGcagtgtatatggagtatatgggACCCTATAGATggcagtgtactgtatatggagtCTATGGGACCCTATAGGTGGCAGTGTGTATGGAGTATATGGGACCCTATAGGTGGCAGTGTCTATGGAGTATATGGGACCCTATAGATGGcagtgtatatggagtatatgggACCCTATAGGTGGCAGTGTCTATGGAGTATATGGGACCCTATAGATGGcagtgtatatggagtatatgggACCCTATAGGTGGCAGTGTCTATGGAGTATATGGGACCCTATAGATGGcagtgtatatggagtatatgggACCCTATAGGTGGCAGTGTCTATGGAGTATATGGGACCCTATAGATGGcagtgtatatggagtatatgggACCCTATAGGTGGCAGTGTCTATGGAGTATATGGGACCCTATAGATggcagtgtactgtatatggagtatatgggACCCTATAGGTGTTGCCGTCTCCCCCAGAGTTGCCATATTTATGTGTCTTATACACCAGCACTTTGGGGGCCTTTATAAGCGCAGTACGGCATCAAAAAGTGGCAAAAGTTTTGCAAATTGTTGCGGCATATGTACATTTTATGACTATGTAGTTTTGCTGTATGGTGCCCatgtgctgggggttgtagttttgctGTATGGTGCCCatgtgctgggggttgtagttttgctGTTTGGTGCCCGCGTGCCGGGGGTTGTAGTTTTGCTGTATGGTCCCGCGTGCCGGGGGTTGTAGTTTTGCTGTATGGTCCCGCGTGCCGGGGGTTGTAGTTTTGCTGTATGGTCCCGCGTGCCGGGGGTTGTAGTTTTGCTGTATGGAGGATTTATCACCTGGGTCTGGTATTACAAAACCTGACTCAGGTGCTGTGTTTTCTCACTGCTGACACTAGATGGCAGTCTAGCGGCGCAATTGTGCAGTCACATTTATACTAAGGTTAGggctacatggcgactttggCCACGAGTCCCTCACCACCAAAGATCGCCACATgaccctgcaactccttcactggTCCTAGTCACATGGGTATGGTATGTGGTAGAcaccaaaaactgcttcaaaactgCATGCAGCTTTTTTGCAATCCCGCTTTAACTACATGGTGTGAATACACGCTAAGGCCCTACTTGGCGAGCTGCAGTGTAAAAGCGCCGTGGGAAAGCGCGTTTCacataaagtccacagagttttcttttgcggactttctgcccctatcatACCTGTAGGGAAATCACGGGCATTTCCagacgtataattgacatgctgcgatttccaaaaacgcaacagttttgggaatcgcagcatttccactgcagatatttttctgcaatgtgtgaatgggattagccagaattgcaTCCACTTTGAAGATTTGTAAAATGCcacacaacgtggggccccggcctaaggctctCCTTGGACACTACTGTGCGTTTTGTCAGTCCACTGGCTGGGTGTATATAACAACTAGACACTGATCCATTATTTTCTTATagctctggggtcctgtagggggcagtacaggTCCTAATTCCGTCCATTTTGAGGCCAGGGATCATTGATTAAATGTGGGGGTCCATGGGGGTTACGAGCGGCGCACAGATCTCATCCATAGACCCTCTGTGATGCAAATTTGCAGACAATAAAACCCGCTCTGGTCTTGTGCACGTACCTTTAAGCCAGGACCATGGCGAACAACCTCCGAAATACAACGTGTCATGGAACGTTCCACAAGGAGGTCCCCATTTTATCCTAGAAGCCCCAGAACGTCTCAGGGGAGTTGGCACGTGCATGATAAATTCAATACCTATCGGGATTCTTGGAAAGCTGAATGACAAGGACTGTGTGGGTGGCCGTACTGGCTGTCGCCTGTATATTCCATTATCTGTCCTTATCTTCTGCCATGCATATACATTGAGGCCTAGTTCACTGATTTTAACCCTTGATATGCTGCACAGCCCATGGCCGCAGATAGCTGACATCTCATCCTGGGCCCTGCCAGCTATCTATGCAAATGGGACGAGATTTGATGGCGTTATCATAGATAATGGTCTGATGATAGAACATCGGGAGGAGCTTTGAAGcgctaatggctgataacagaggacagtAGCTGGCAGTGATACCTGTGATATGGAcaaccagtgcagatgtgaacacagtctaataGAAATCACCTCTCGATGTCTAGATTTCCTGCTACAGTATCAAATGGACGAAGCagcgctgcagtgtaaagcatggaggaagGATGGAACAGTAGTCTGCACCCTCTGACCTTATTTACCAGTCTGTCTAACGTGATATTGGTTGGCATATTTGTGCCCATTGCAATTCACCCGGAGACTTGAATTTTCTGGGTCCAGTACAAAATTTGCAACAGGACCTCAAATTATCAAGTATCCGCCTATGGGAAATAGAACCTTCTGGGCCCTGTGATGCTCCAGGGCCCCCATATAGTTGCAGCTTCTGCTCCCACCTAGGATCCAGGTTTCCAGGCTTaataattgatggcctatccttagtataggttgTCAATTGAAGATAATTGGAGGTCCGAGAGGCGCGTAAATCACTGATTGAAGGGACCGCAGTATTCGGGTGAGCCCTGTggtctcttcactacttactaagcacagcgccatacattgcatagtggttgcgcttggtattgcagctcagcccattcactttaatggggctGAACCAtgaacaggtcatgtgactgaagaatgtgatgtcacattacctTGGGTTCTTCAAACAGGTGATCTACGTCGGACCCGTGATGACCAGTCCTAAattcaggaaaacccctttaagtacttggGGACATGTTAGTGTATTTTTAGGGTTCTCAATGGTCACATACCCCGTGGCCATGCAGGGTGaaaggtcagttcacacagaggaatttgccgcggatttgggggcagattcctcATGAGGtcacagactccccaaacggaaacccgaactcagatgtgaatggggccttatatAGCTAGTCATAATGCATACAACCCTTCtattctgaaatactctgtactgctgggacacATCGCCCCTTACTTGTATGCGTTCGCCTCCTGTTATTATGGCCCCGACGTAACCCCAGGAGTGTACGCTGCCCCCCAGAGGTCCAGCACATTCCTCATTCCTATAATGTGGATATTCCGGTGTAAATCCTGTGTCAGCACAAAATGAATCCTGTGTAGGATAAGCTGTTGGGGCCGGACAAACCTGATCATGGCAGACGGCTCTCGCCCTTTGATGTCAGCACATCACTATCTTTGGATCTGTAGTTTACAGAACTTTGATGCTGTCGGTGCAGACCTGTCACACCCGGGGACTAGGCAGGATGACATGGACAAACCATCAGACTCCAAGAGAAAGCAGAACTCCGGCTACTTGTGGTCTTCTCCGGCATGTTGGGACTGGTGTGtatggtggccatattggtcatcacacagctttcccaggttgagatctatctatgtatcatctatctatctatctatctatctatctatctatctaatatggtGTAATTCAATAAAACCTCCCTTGACCGTGGGGGCGACTCCAATCTATGAGGCCGAATTACTGTCTGGCGCTCAATGTCCATTGGATTCTGCACAGCAGCGACATTTTTATTACAGCTTATTGTGTCTTTTACAGAGATGACGACATCCTTAAATCTTCTTTGTTACTGAAGACGTCGGCCTCTTTGTGACTCCTTCCACCATAGTTCTAACTGAATTGGAGACAACCCCCTTACCCCAATTACCAGAATTAAGGAGTCCGTACGCCTTccatagctgtcagccaaatgcTCATTCATTCACGACTCcccaaacacatgcatgctcggatTGGCCAAGCATACATGTCCTGAATGGGTAGAAGGTTGCACTATAGTAGACTTAGTAGTTTGTTCTGCTCCTCGTCCTCCTAGGgttaggcctcatacacatgtCTGCATTACAGGTTCATGTTGTGCAGATTTCCATGGGTGCTGCATTAAGTTCCAAGTGTCGGGAAATGGAGAGCCTACAGATCTGGCTGCCAGCTATTCCTCTTGACACCcctatatacatgcatgcttggcttggTATAGTGTCCATGTGTTTTCAGTGGCAGCAAAACTCCTAGCAATGAAATAATCCAACATACCTGAGCTGCATTCACAActctgcaggcttcagagctgaaatctttcAGCTCAATGTGATCATAAAGCTTGTAAAGGCTGATAAATATCTTTTGCAACCGATGCTATACAGTATGCTTAGCTAAGAGGTTAGGGGTGTGTCTGTCTACaagcttgttgactgtttccaatgaCAACCAGCAGAATTATGATTTCAGCTCTGGACTACAATACAGACTGTACGAATAAACATACTGAGAAGTAtaaatgtgaacctggccttgtTTAATGCAGTGTATATGAGGTTAGAGGTTTCCCTCGACCCCTGAGCTCcagagtatacgctatataccaCTCCACATAGGAAGAAGTACGTCAGTTACATTGACAGGGTCATTCGCCTCTCTAAAGAGCGGAAGGACATCATATTGCATAGATTAGGCGGTATATACAAATTATACTTCCCTTCACTGCCAAAAATTGCAGCTTTAGGTTTACAACATTGTCCCCAAACAAAAAGTCTCAAAAACTTAGCAGTAGTTTGATTCTGTTCATATCCCATAGGAGGACACCACTGATGTAGTGTCCTGGCCTTGTCAACGTAGAAGCACCATGGagaggaccagaaggagaactgaaGTAGATTCTCTGAGCGGAGACGGACTTGGATGTGGGTTCTAGGATTCGATGTCAGTTATGTCATAGTGTGGTCTATCTAGTGACCTCAGTAGGAGAAAGAGGTCCACATGAGAAGGTCCCCACGAGGCTACATCATCCCGTTAAGTTTGGTCCATTCAAAGATGTCCTGCTCGCACACAATGTCCGAGTTGATGAGCAGGTAGCGGTCACCGACGCAGAAGTGTTTCTGACAAGCCGCACACTTGAAGCACTCCAGGTGGTAGACTTTGTCCTTCACCCGCATGGTCATTTCGTAGGCCCGGATTCTCTTGTCGCATGATGCACAGAGACCGTCCTGGCCAAAAAGCCTGTGCAAGGGAATCACAAATGGGTTACTGTTAGGAGGTGCACCGAAAACGGGAGGCACGGTCATTGTCTTATAACTAGTCATGAGCAGACGGTACTATGTGGAAGGAAGGACTGGACGTTGTAGAATGGTGCACTGGACTATGTGGAGGAAGGACCGTACAATTGGAATAGAGTGGTGGTCTGTACAATGTAGAATGGTGGACTATATTATGTAAAACATTGGGCCATACAATGTAGAATGGAATACAACATAGACGGTACATAGTAGAGTGATGGCATGTTCCTTAAAGTACAATGGAGTGTACAATGTAGAATGGTGGACTGTACTGTTCAGAATGGAGGGCCATACTATGTAGAACATTGGACTGTTCAATGTAGAATGGAATACAATTCAGACTTTACTGTGTAGAATGATGGACTGTATAATGTAGAATGGTGGACTGTATAATGTGGAATGGTGGACCATACTATGTAGAGTAGTGGACTGTATAATGTAGAATGGTGGACCATACTATGTAGAGTAGTGAACTGCATAATGTGGAATGGTGGAACATACTATGTAGAGTAGTGGACTGTATAATGTGGAATTGTGGACCATACTATGTAGAGTAGTGGACTGTATAATGTGGAATGGTGGACCATAAAATGTAGAATGGTGGACTGTATAATGTGGAATGGTGGACCATACTATGTAGAATGGTGGACTGTATAATGTGGAATTGTGGATAATACTATGTAGAGTAATGGACTGTATAATGTGGAATGGTGGAACATACTATGTAGAGTAGTGGACTGTATAATGTGGAATGGTGGACCATACTATGTAGAATGGTGGACTGTACAATGTAGAATGGAATACAATATAGATTGTACAGTGTAGACTGATGGACCATACTATGTAGAATGATGGACCATACTATATAGAATGATGGACCATACTATGTAGAATAGTGGACTGTGCTGTTCAGAATGTTGGACCATACTATGTAGAATGGAATACATTATAGATTGTACAGTGTAGACTGATGGACCATACTATGTAGAGTGATGGACTTTAGCACATTGTATGATAATACCAGAGTCACACCAAATCCAATGTTTCTCTTCTACCTTAGATAATCTCTCCGACACAACTTGCGTCCTAATTTGTAGTAAAGCCTCCTCCCGACTTCTCCTAAGCGGCATCCACACAGGTCACAGCTCAGACAGTCCTCGTGCCAATATTGATCGATGGCCTTTAGGAAATAGCGATCCCCAATATTTTGCTGGCAGCCCCCACATGTTAGAAGTGAGGGCGGGATCTGCAGAACTTCATCCACCGGCTCACTGTTGGAGAAAAAACATTCATATAGGTCAATGTGAAATGACAAATTCCACcccaaaaattccaactatgagACTTTTTTTGTGCACTTCAGTATGGGCCAAATATTTCAGCAGCAGAACCCTGCAGCTAGGGGGCGACACAGCCCATATTACACTCTGGCAGTGATACCCACATTACgggggcagaggaggtggtgcgGGTCTCCCTACCATTTCACTTCTGACGACCCATTCAGGGAAAACCCTAATATGTCTGCTCAATAATATAAAAACTACCCAACTTTTTGACAAAAATTTCCAAACGGGTAATAAAATTGATGGTTTTTAGGTAATTTGCCTATTCAGCCCCTGACCATGAAGAGTGACCCCCACCAGCTGGATTGTCTCAGTAAAGGGTCATCTCAGCATGGTCATTGCTCATGTGTCCTAAGAATATGTCAGAACACCGTAGGTCACCAAGTATTTCTAATAGGGTACTCGGCCACTTCATCCCCTGGATGGTCCATTCCAAATTTTTCAGGTGGTTTTTGGACAATTCCTTTTTCTTACTTTCACAGGACATCCTACTAGTGagatccccagtgatcagctgtataTCCCAGTAGCAAGTGATTCATTTCCccacagcaccaccacaggagagaCAAAGTATTACAATGTGTCCTTTCAAATCCATAGGCTGTCCATAGTATGCAggacatgttgggtcctccagagaaggGTAAAAGATTAGGGTCATGAATGTAAGACCCCCCTCTATTACATTGGAGTAAGTTATATGAAAATGGATTCAATAATCCAGAAAAGCCCTAATGGATGAACAAATAATGGCGTCTCCTCCTTGGACCATGAATTTCAACTGTGAATGTATAAGGCTAGAGTATTACTTAGACATTACCTATGTAAATATCTAACTGGAGAATCTAATAGTGCACCCCCTATGTGTCATCTATGGTAATGCACTCACATAAACCTGCATAGACACTAGTGTGAATATGTT from Leptodactylus fuscus isolate aLepFus1 chromosome 7, aLepFus1.hap2, whole genome shotgun sequence carries:
- the LMO2 gene encoding rhombotin-2, with amino-acid sequence MSSAIERKTLDPADEPVDEVLQIPPSLLTCGGCQQNIGDRYFLKAIDQYWHEDCLSCDLCGCRLGEVGRRLYYKLGRKLCRRDYLRLFGQDGLCASCDKRIRAYEMTMRVKDKVYHLECFKCAACQKHFCVGDRYLLINSDIVCEQDIFEWTKLNGMM